In the genome of Brachyspira pilosicoli, one region contains:
- a CDS encoding NAD(P)H-dependent oxidoreductase: MNILVINGSPKGNGSITLQTLLFLEKAFTNHNFSFLNAAQKIRYYEKNFDEVEKEINKADIIIFAYPVYTFLVPYQLHRFIELLKEKNIDLSQKYATQVSTSKHFYDTTAHKFVEENCLDLNLKYLKGFSADMDDLLTKKGQKEAIEFFNYLIFSAKNNIYINSNNNKEKNNINIYKKQVETTSIKDENKDVVIVTNCAKDDTNLRNMIEDFKAMFNYNTREINIREYKFHGGCMGCFGCAITGKCVYKDGFDEFLRREIQKANAIIYAFTIENHYTHSSFKIYEDRQFCNGHRMVTEGMPVGYIVAGDYEKEYNLQTLIEARCEVGGNFLTYVANDNKNNTLEELKKLSHTMNYAIINKCSRPKNFYGIGGMKIFRDLIYIMQGIMKADHKYYKKHNIYDFPQKQRGRMLQMKLAGYLMSIPSVQKKMRGKMNQYILMPYKKVIDKTYK; this comes from the coding sequence GTGAATATTTTAGTTATAAATGGAAGCCCCAAAGGAAACGGCAGCATTACTTTACAAACATTGCTTTTTTTAGAGAAAGCTTTTACAAATCATAATTTCTCTTTTTTAAATGCCGCTCAAAAAATAAGATACTACGAAAAAAACTTTGATGAAGTAGAAAAAGAAATAAATAAAGCAGATATAATAATATTTGCCTACCCTGTTTATACTTTTTTAGTGCCATATCAACTGCATAGATTTATAGAATTATTAAAAGAAAAGAATATTGACTTATCTCAAAAATATGCCACACAAGTATCAACATCAAAACACTTTTATGATACAACAGCTCATAAGTTTGTAGAAGAAAATTGTTTAGATTTGAATCTTAAATACCTCAAAGGGTTTTCTGCTGATATGGACGACTTGCTTACAAAGAAAGGTCAGAAAGAAGCTATAGAGTTTTTTAATTATTTAATATTTTCTGCCAAAAACAATATATACATAAACTCTAATAATAATAAAGAAAAAAATAATATTAATATTTATAAAAAACAAGTTGAAACTACATCTATTAAAGATGAGAATAAAGATGTTGTTATAGTTACAAACTGTGCTAAAGATGACACTAATTTAAGAAATATGATAGAAGATTTTAAGGCTATGTTTAATTACAACACAAGAGAGATAAACATTAGAGAGTATAAATTTCATGGCGGATGTATGGGTTGTTTCGGATGTGCTATTACGGGTAAATGTGTTTATAAAGATGGATTTGATGAGTTTCTAAGAAGAGAGATACAAAAGGCTAATGCTATTATTTATGCTTTTACTATAGAAAATCATTATACGCATTCAAGTTTTAAGATTTATGAAGATAGACAATTTTGCAATGGTCATAGAATGGTTACAGAGGGTATGCCTGTTGGTTACATTGTAGCGGGTGATTATGAAAAAGAATATAATTTACAAACGCTCATTGAAGCTCGATGTGAAGTTGGAGGGAATTTTTTAACTTATGTTGCAAACGATAATAAAAACAACACTTTAGAAGAATTAAAAAAACTCTCTCACACTATGAATTATGCTATAATAAACAAATGCTCACGTCCAAAAAATTTTTACGGCATAGGCGGAATGAAAATATTTAGAGATTTAATATATATTATGCAAGGAATAATGAAAGCTGATCATAAATATTATAAAAAACATAATATATATGATTTTCCTCAAAAACAAAGAGGAAGAATGCTTCAGATGAAATTAGCAGGATATTTAATGTCTATTCCAAGCGTACAAAAGAAGATGAGAGGCAAAATGAATCAATATATATTAATGCCGTATAAAAAAGTAATAGACAAAACTTACAAATAA
- the tsf gene encoding translation elongation factor Ts, whose amino-acid sequence MANISMDTIKELRERTGIGIMECKKALQEADGDMDKAIRLLKEKGTAVAAKKSERTVKEGSIGFCVNDDKTQIACIELQCETDFVAKNELFVNLAKSIAKTAMTVDNATVDTLLNTKGENGETIQAMINEGMQKWGEKTVLAEVKVMKTDGFFGSYVHFNNKLVTIVEFDVKPKGKCLEIANQIAMHVASEKPLALNREGIDPNAVNEQKEIFEKQVRDAGKPENMVAKIVEGKMNSWYSESVLIDQKLFTDNKISIKSLIDEISKEAGAAASIKNFAIISLGV is encoded by the coding sequence ATGGCAAATATTAGTATGGATACTATTAAAGAGCTTAGAGAGCGTACTGGTATAGGTATTATGGAATGTAAAAAAGCTCTTCAAGAAGCTGATGGTGATATGGATAAGGCTATTCGCCTATTAAAAGAAAAAGGTACAGCTGTTGCTGCTAAAAAAAGCGAACGTACAGTTAAAGAAGGTTCTATAGGTTTTTGTGTTAATGATGATAAAACTCAAATTGCTTGTATAGAGCTTCAATGCGAAACTGACTTCGTTGCTAAAAATGAATTGTTTGTTAATTTAGCTAAAAGCATTGCTAAAACTGCTATGACAGTTGATAATGCTACTGTTGATACTCTTCTAAATACTAAAGGTGAGAATGGCGAAACTATTCAAGCTATGATAAACGAAGGTATGCAAAAATGGGGAGAGAAAACAGTACTTGCAGAAGTAAAAGTTATGAAGACAGATGGTTTCTTTGGAAGCTATGTCCATTTCAATAATAAACTTGTTACTATCGTTGAGTTTGATGTTAAGCCTAAAGGAAAATGTTTAGAGATAGCAAATCAAATAGCTATGCATGTTGCTAGTGAAAAACCTTTAGCTTTAAACAGAGAAGGAATTGACCCTAATGCTGTTAATGAGCAAAAAGAAATATTTGAAAAACAGGTAAGAGATGCCGGCAAACCAGAAAATATGGTAGCAAAAATAGTTGAAGGTAAAATGAACTCTTGGTATTCTGAAAGTGTTCTTATAGACCAAAAATTATTTACAGACAATAAAATATCTATCAAAAGTTTAATAGATGAAATATCTAAAGAGGCTGGTGCTGCTGCTTCTATCAAAAATTTTGCTATAATTTCACTTGGTGTTTGA
- the rpsB gene encoding 30S ribosomal protein S2 encodes MSLPAMKDLLEAGVHFGHQTRKWNPKMKPFIFQERNDIHIIDLMKTLTYVKKAYDAVKEMSRNGGNILFVGTKKQASQSIKEAAEKCDMYYVNNRWLGGMLTNFATIKKSIARLKRIEKEEVDGTFDKLPKKEVILLLKEKDKLEKNFAGIKDMENLPDMIFVIDPMQEHIAVSEARKLGIPVVAVVDTNCNPELIDYPIPGNDDAIRAISLFAGVISSAIIDGQNEAGKETLAKHESTGEIAEEVYDNSATEAAEAIAEQYGVSDQDDQD; translated from the coding sequence ATGTCATTACCAGCTATGAAAGACCTCTTAGAGGCAGGAGTTCATTTCGGACATCAAACTAGAAAATGGAACCCTAAAATGAAACCTTTTATTTTTCAGGAGAGAAATGATATACACATCATTGACCTAATGAAAACTTTAACTTATGTAAAAAAAGCTTATGATGCTGTTAAAGAAATGTCAAGAAACGGCGGAAATATACTTTTTGTAGGTACTAAAAAACAAGCTTCACAAAGTATAAAAGAAGCTGCTGAAAAATGCGATATGTATTATGTTAATAATCGTTGGTTGGGCGGTATGCTTACTAACTTCGCTACTATCAAAAAAAGTATTGCTAGACTTAAAAGAATAGAAAAAGAAGAGGTTGATGGTACTTTTGATAAATTGCCTAAAAAAGAAGTAATACTCCTTCTTAAAGAAAAAGATAAATTAGAAAAGAACTTTGCAGGCATTAAAGATATGGAAAACTTACCAGATATGATATTTGTAATAGACCCTATGCAAGAACATATTGCTGTAAGTGAAGCAAGAAAATTAGGAATACCTGTAGTTGCTGTAGTAGATACTAACTGTAACCCAGAACTTATAGATTATCCTATACCTGGAAACGATGATGCTATTAGAGCTATAAGTTTATTTGCAGGTGTTATATCTTCTGCTATTATAGACGGACAAAATGAAGCTGGAAAAGAAACTTTAGCTAAACATGAATCTACTGGCGAGATTGCTGAAGAGGTTTATGATAATAGTGCTACTGAAGCTGCTGAAGCTATCGCTGAACAGTATGGTGTTTCTGACCAAGACGACCAAGACTAA
- the pstB gene encoding phosphate ABC transporter ATP-binding protein PstB, with the protein MANELNNTLTFNFDTDIAIKVRDLDLYYESFQALKKINIDINKNSVTAFIGPSGCGKSTLLKTFNRMNDLIPNCKIEGDIEIAGVNIYNKNVNVSYLRKNVGMVFQKSNLFAMSVYDNIAYGPRTFGIKKKSELDEIVEYSLTKAAVWDDIKDRLNKNALGLSGGQQQRLCIARALSVNPKILLMDEPTSALDPISTGKIEDLVDELKNEYTIVIVTHNMQQAMRVSDKTAFFLFGEIIEYRDTEDIFSKPQDQRTERYITGRFG; encoded by the coding sequence ATGGCTAATGAATTAAATAATACACTAACCTTCAATTTTGATACTGATATAGCTATTAAAGTTAGAGATTTAGATTTATATTATGAATCTTTTCAGGCTTTAAAAAAGATAAATATTGATATAAACAAAAACAGCGTAACAGCTTTTATAGGTCCTTCTGGCTGCGGAAAATCTACTCTTTTAAAAACATTTAATAGAATGAATGATTTAATTCCAAACTGCAAAATAGAAGGGGATATAGAAATAGCTGGAGTTAATATATATAATAAAAATGTTAATGTATCATATTTGAGAAAAAATGTAGGAATGGTTTTTCAGAAATCTAATCTTTTTGCTATGAGTGTTTATGACAATATTGCTTATGGACCAAGGACTTTTGGAATAAAAAAGAAATCTGAGTTAGATGAGATAGTTGAATATAGTTTAACAAAGGCAGCTGTTTGGGACGACATAAAAGACAGACTTAATAAAAATGCTTTAGGGCTTTCTGGAGGTCAGCAGCAGAGATTATGCATTGCGAGGGCTTTATCGGTTAATCCTAAAATACTTCTCATGGACGAGCCTACAAGTGCATTAGACCCAATAAGCACTGGTAAAATTGAAGACCTTGTTGATGAGCTTAAAAATGAATACACTATAGTAATAGTTACTCATAATATGCAGCAGGCTATGAGGGTTTCTGATAAAACGGCTTTCTTTTTGTTTGGTGAGATTATAGAATATAGAGATACTGAAGATATATTTTCTAAACCACAAGACCAAAGAACAGAGAGATACATCACTGGAAGATTTGGTTGA
- the phoU gene encoding phosphate signaling complex protein PhoU → MKKFEEELNKLTEYVVEAGDMIIEALRNSTKALTNGDIELANQVIENDRNINRISYRIESSSLKMLLLEHPVATDLRIVSSALKIATDLERIGDQAKDICDLLRFLLEGNVYKNNIETIIEMSNIIDEMINNCLKAFKEKNGELSKSVIERDDYVDKLFYKMRDAMVNLIKSGTENADQAIYLMMIAKYFEKMGDHAENIAKWVYYYSTGDRVK, encoded by the coding sequence ATGAAAAAATTTGAAGAAGAATTAAATAAATTAACAGAATATGTTGTTGAAGCAGGAGATATGATAATAGAGGCTTTAAGAAACTCTACAAAAGCTTTAACAAATGGTGATATTGAATTAGCAAATCAAGTTATAGAAAATGACAGAAATATAAATAGAATATCTTACAGAATAGAAAGCTCATCATTAAAAATGCTATTATTAGAGCACCCAGTGGCAACAGATTTAAGAATAGTTTCATCAGCATTAAAAATAGCTACGGATTTAGAGAGAATAGGGGACCAGGCTAAAGATATATGCGATTTACTTAGATTTTTATTAGAAGGAAATGTATATAAAAATAATATTGAAACTATAATAGAGATGTCTAATATTATTGATGAGATGATTAATAATTGTCTTAAGGCATTTAAAGAGAAAAATGGAGAATTATCTAAGAGTGTTATAGAGAGAGATGATTATGTGGATAAATTATTCTACAAGATGCGTGATGCTATGGTTAATTTAATAAAGAGCGGCACTGAGAATGCAGATCAGGCTATATATTTGATGATGATAGCTAAGTATTTTGAGAAGATGGGAGACCACGCTGAAAATATAGCTAAGTGGGTTTATTATTACAGCACAGGAGACAGAGTTAAGTAA
- the guaB gene encoding IMP dehydrogenase, protein MPANLKEALTFDDVLLIPQESDILPKDVSLERKLTKKITLKTPLISSPMDTVTESQMAIAMALCGGLGVIHKNMPLEQQAKEVEIVKSFNNIQDKQKASINEKGSLIAAAAIGISEDRYERTEKLIEAGVDIIVIDTAHGHSKNVLNAIADIKKKYSQVEVIAGNIATKEGAKALIDAGVDAIKIGIGAGSICTTRIIAGVGVPQLTAIEDASEVAKQNNVGAIADGGIKYSGDIVKAFAIGADAVMAGGLFSSTYEAPGDVIIIDGKKYKPYRGMGSVGAMLHGSKDRYFQSEVVNKSKFVPEGIEGVTEYKGHVADVVYQITGGIRAGMGYIGAKTIEELQKKAIFLKITNQGLAESHVHDVKITSKAPNY, encoded by the coding sequence ATGCCAGCTAACTTAAAAGAAGCTCTAACCTTTGATGATGTATTATTAATACCGCAAGAATCTGATATACTTCCAAAAGATGTGTCTTTAGAGAGAAAATTAACCAAAAAAATTACACTAAAAACTCCATTAATAAGCTCCCCTATGGATACTGTAACAGAATCTCAAATGGCAATAGCAATGGCTTTATGCGGAGGTTTGGGTGTTATACATAAAAACATGCCTTTAGAACAGCAGGCTAAAGAAGTAGAAATTGTAAAAAGTTTTAATAATATACAAGACAAACAAAAAGCAAGCATCAATGAAAAAGGTTCTTTAATTGCTGCTGCTGCCATAGGAATATCAGAAGATAGATATGAAAGAACAGAAAAGTTGATAGAAGCCGGCGTAGACATAATAGTAATAGATACAGCACATGGACATTCAAAAAATGTATTAAATGCCATAGCAGATATTAAAAAGAAATATTCTCAAGTGGAGGTTATAGCTGGAAATATTGCCACAAAAGAAGGGGCTAAAGCTTTAATTGATGCGGGAGTTGATGCTATAAAGATTGGTATTGGTGCTGGTTCTATATGTACTACAAGAATTATTGCAGGTGTTGGAGTGCCGCAGCTTACCGCTATAGAAGATGCTTCCGAGGTAGCTAAACAAAACAATGTTGGAGCTATTGCTGATGGAGGTATAAAATATTCTGGAGATATAGTAAAAGCTTTTGCTATAGGAGCTGACGCTGTTATGGCAGGGGGGCTTTTCTCTTCTACTTATGAGGCTCCAGGTGATGTTATTATAATAGACGGCAAAAAATATAAACCTTATAGGGGAATGGGTTCTGTGGGAGCTATGCTTCACGGAAGTAAAGACAGATATTTTCAAAGCGAGGTTGTAAATAAATCTAAGTTTGTGCCTGAAGGCATAGAGGGTGTTACCGAATATAAGGGACATGTTGCTGATGTTGTTTATCAGATTACTGGCGGTATACGTGCTGGTATGGGCTATATTGGTGCTAAAACTATAGAAGAATTACAGAAAAAAGCAATATTTCTTAAAATTACAAATCAAGGGCTTGCTGAAAGCCATGTACATGATGTAAAAATTACTTCTAAAGCTCCTAATTATTAA
- a CDS encoding cell surface protein: MKKIITALLFILSINAFAIDDMLDKDNMHNLIDGVNSTRAGSDRVSTIYNFSPLMNHNTPFKLGVSILDLRYMFDNTITNSQGEQNFAIAPKGFIGLSYGIFGIGYQFNLYNNLNEKNAPIISTHSASFGLATDKYRLSLPVSFGVADGSRYGAKLAISTTPKFTFLFRGGLLDEFTISLHYGIQLSSITNNITDTSVAPMVIGGSLYGTVMLSRFDSAPVQISLPIKLAFYYGIKSRWATIDAAYAEDMLFNYLYNEDGERATDSMRFYVMLPAKFESKLGALYYYIMPRLMFEGNIYKTTGLYKLYYGIEGELQVTLIENLTFGLTAYADGQGLMRKDKDFEINNAFGAGIDIWGIWRY; encoded by the coding sequence ATGAAAAAAATTATTACAGCACTACTATTTATTTTAAGTATTAATGCATTTGCAATTGATGATATGTTAGATAAAGATAATATGCACAACCTTATAGATGGGGTAAACTCTACAAGAGCAGGTAGTGATAGAGTAAGCACAATTTATAATTTTTCACCGCTTATGAATCATAATACGCCTTTTAAACTTGGTGTTTCTATATTAGATTTAAGATATATGTTTGACAACACAATCACAAACTCTCAAGGAGAGCAAAACTTTGCAATAGCTCCTAAAGGTTTTATTGGTTTAAGTTATGGTATATTCGGTATAGGATATCAATTTAATTTATACAATAATTTAAATGAAAAAAATGCCCCTATAATATCCACCCACTCAGCATCTTTTGGCTTAGCAACGGATAAATACAGATTATCACTCCCTGTATCTTTTGGTGTTGCTGATGGAAGCCGTTACGGCGCCAAATTAGCCATAAGCACAACTCCTAAATTCACATTTCTTTTTAGAGGCGGATTATTAGATGAGTTTACTATATCATTACATTATGGAATACAATTATCTTCAATTACAAATAATATAACAGATACCTCAGTTGCTCCTATGGTGATAGGAGGAAGTTTATACGGTACTGTCATGCTTTCAAGATTTGACAGTGCTCCTGTACAGATAAGTTTGCCTATAAAACTTGCTTTCTATTATGGTATAAAGAGCAGATGGGCTACTATTGATGCTGCTTATGCTGAAGATATGTTATTCAATTATTTATACAATGAAGACGGAGAGCGTGCTACAGACAGTATGCGTTTTTATGTAATGCTTCCTGCTAAATTTGAATCTAAACTCGGAGCTTTATATTATTATATTATGCCAAGACTTATGTTTGAAGGAAATATTTATAAAACTACTGGTTTATATAAACTTTATTATGGTATAGAGGGAGAATTGCAAGTTACATTAATAGAGAACCTTACATTCGGTCTTACTGCTTATGCTGATGGTCAGGGTTTAATGCGTAAAGACAAAGATTTTGAAATTAATAATGCCTTTGGTGCTGGAATAGATATTTGGGGTATATGGAGATACTAA